A stretch of Saccharothrix texasensis DNA encodes these proteins:
- a CDS encoding cytochrome P450 — protein MDELETLDELRARHGPIFRRGPGVLYVAEPAEAKAVLANTGSRYREHSDFFRTGNGVFGPRSAQQEIGRVARNLLRDHWAARSDRLAATVEREIGPDSRWPDAGNLLLYTCFRDVLTPEGDLRRLVDQVVRHAVLAGARDRRSTWSRAVLRHRVRRALVAELALRRTGDAREPADLLDVLAAAAPADSSRTAQARLAEVFLSFLFAVAGSTGFLLGWSVYLLGAHPRAGGDLAGVVREALRLWPVAWNFGRFPAEPHRLGATEVTTSDEVVVCGYLVHRDSRFWPDPDEFLPQRWSAGVPHGGAEAFIPFGWGAHTCVAAGFAVHVVEDVLRALPPAEGWRVEARGHRPHIAAALAPPDFTLRANGARTRRGR, from the coding sequence GTGGACGAACTGGAGACGCTCGACGAGCTTCGGGCCCGGCACGGGCCCATCTTCCGGCGCGGGCCGGGCGTGCTCTACGTGGCCGAACCGGCCGAGGCGAAAGCCGTTCTCGCCAACACGGGGTCGCGTTACCGCGAGCATTCGGACTTCTTCCGGACCGGCAACGGCGTCTTCGGGCCGCGTTCGGCGCAGCAGGAGATCGGCCGGGTGGCGCGGAACCTGCTGCGCGATCACTGGGCCGCGCGGTCGGACCGGCTGGCGGCGACCGTCGAGCGGGAGATCGGCCCGGACAGCCGCTGGCCGGACGCGGGGAACCTGCTGCTGTACACGTGCTTCCGCGACGTGCTGACGCCGGAAGGAGACCTGCGCCGGCTCGTCGACCAGGTGGTCCGGCACGCCGTCCTGGCCGGCGCGCGGGACCGGCGGTCGACGTGGTCGCGGGCCGTGCTGCGGCACCGGGTCCGCCGAGCGCTGGTCGCCGAGCTGGCCCTCCGGCGCACCGGGGACGCGCGGGAGCCGGCCGACCTGCTCGACGTCCTGGCCGCCGCGGCGCCGGCCGACTCTTCGCGCACGGCGCAGGCGCGGCTGGCGGAGGTGTTCCTGTCCTTCCTGTTCGCGGTCGCGGGCTCGACGGGGTTCCTGCTGGGCTGGTCGGTGTACCTGCTGGGCGCCCACCCCCGGGCGGGCGGCGACCTGGCCGGTGTGGTGCGCGAGGCGTTGCGGTTGTGGCCGGTGGCCTGGAACTTCGGCCGCTTCCCCGCCGAACCCCACCGGCTGGGCGCAACCGAGGTCACGACGTCGGACGAGGTGGTGGTGTGCGGCTACCTCGTGCACCGGGACAGCCGCTTCTGGCCCGACCCCGACGAGTTCCTGCCGCAGCGGTGGTCGGCGGGCGTGCCGCACGGGGGCGCGGAGGCGTTCATCCCGTTCGGCTGGGGCGCCCACACCTGCGTGGCGGCCGGTTTCGCCGTGCACGTGGTCGAGGACGTCCTGCGAGCGCTGCCGCCGGCCGAGGGGTGGCGGGTCGAGGCCCGCGGGCACCGGCCGCACATCGCGGCCGCGCTCGCCCCACCGGATTTCACCCTGCGCGCGAACGGCGCCCGCACCCGTCGAGGGAGGTGA
- a CDS encoding pyruvate carboxyltransferase: MTLRDGGYFNDHGWTTREAESIVRAVGAAGVPYAEIGYLRHRHEPSRPTASCPPAYLDALARVAGRPGLAVMVRPGEAPVDRIAELPDRGVSMVRVLVPGGSVQAAEPYVAAARGAGLDVTMNLTRVSERDPESIAVAAKDCADAGAHIVYLADSNGSLDPGSVAERVGAAVAASPVPVGFHAHDNLGLAFVNATTAMAAGATAVDASIAGIGKGGGNLRLEVIVAHLIVRHGAELRLDPIAADRTTLATQLRMIADGAAKTVVSGLLDVNLDGSAHFSDLVATDGLDATILALTGRGRPPSDPTDHNGGADE, encoded by the coding sequence GTGACCCTGCGCGATGGCGGTTATTTCAACGACCACGGCTGGACCACGCGTGAAGCCGAGTCGATCGTGCGCGCGGTCGGGGCCGCCGGTGTGCCGTACGCGGAGATCGGGTACCTGCGGCACCGGCACGAGCCGAGCCGGCCGACGGCCAGCTGCCCGCCCGCCTACCTCGACGCGCTCGCGCGCGTGGCCGGGCGACCGGGCCTCGCCGTGATGGTGCGTCCCGGCGAGGCGCCGGTCGACCGCATCGCCGAACTGCCCGACCGGGGCGTGTCGATGGTGCGGGTGCTCGTCCCGGGCGGATCGGTCCAGGCGGCGGAGCCCTACGTGGCGGCGGCACGCGGAGCGGGCCTGGACGTGACGATGAACCTGACGCGGGTCAGCGAGCGCGATCCCGAGTCGATCGCGGTGGCCGCCAAGGACTGCGCGGACGCCGGCGCGCACATCGTCTACCTCGCCGACTCCAACGGCAGCCTCGATCCCGGCTCGGTGGCCGAGCGGGTGGGCGCGGCGGTCGCCGCGAGCCCCGTCCCGGTGGGCTTCCACGCCCACGACAACCTCGGGCTGGCGTTCGTCAACGCGACGACCGCGATGGCGGCGGGCGCGACCGCGGTGGACGCGTCGATCGCGGGCATCGGCAAGGGCGGCGGCAACCTGCGGCTGGAGGTCATCGTCGCGCACCTGATCGTGCGGCACGGCGCGGAGCTGCGGCTCGACCCGATCGCCGCCGACCGCACCACCTTGGCCACCCAGTTGCGGATGATCGCCGACGGCGCGGCGAAGACCGTGGTCAGCGGGCTGCTCGACGTGAACCTGGACGGCTCGGCCCACTTCTCCGACCTGGTCGCGACCGACGGGCTCGACGCGACGATCCTGGCGCTGACCGGCCGAGGGCGACCGCCGTCCGACCCCACCGACCACAACGGAGGTGCCGATGAGTGA
- a CDS encoding TenA family transcriptional regulator codes for MSDFVAELDRMIGARKKMTSELYRTILAGKATRRLLHDFVLHRWPIKSFWTRNILGIASRVEDHRLRVLLVENIYEEETGGLSGSGRHLDTFADFGAAVGVTADELAHAPVVPETAAVVEHNVRVCNTGAHFTQGVASVLLLMEGQPPIVDQGGKSMLSVMRDVYGLPEKGYEFFVHHASADEGEDAVSELEDEHAAAARELLRRYCDTPELRQGAITALADALELRHRHFDMILRTAYDPAEPVFRHTA; via the coding sequence ATGAGTGACTTCGTCGCCGAGCTCGACCGGATGATCGGCGCGCGGAAGAAGATGACCAGCGAGCTCTACCGGACGATCCTCGCGGGCAAGGCCACCCGGAGGCTGCTGCACGACTTCGTGCTGCACCGCTGGCCGATCAAGAGCTTCTGGACCCGCAACATCCTGGGCATCGCCTCCCGGGTCGAGGACCACCGGCTGCGCGTGCTGCTCGTGGAGAACATCTACGAGGAGGAGACCGGCGGGCTGTCGGGCTCCGGCCGCCACCTGGACACCTTCGCCGACTTCGGCGCCGCCGTCGGGGTCACCGCCGACGAACTGGCCCACGCGCCGGTCGTGCCGGAGACGGCGGCGGTCGTCGAGCACAACGTGCGGGTCTGCAACACCGGCGCCCACTTCACCCAGGGCGTCGCGTCGGTGCTGCTGCTGATGGAAGGCCAGCCGCCGATCGTGGACCAGGGCGGCAAGAGCATGCTCTCGGTGATGCGCGACGTCTACGGCCTGCCGGAGAAGGGGTACGAGTTCTTCGTGCACCACGCCTCGGCGGACGAGGGCGAGGACGCCGTCAGCGAACTGGAGGACGAGCACGCCGCCGCCGCGCGCGAGCTGCTCCGCCGCTACTGCGACACCCCCGAGCTGCGGCAGGGCGCGATCACCGCGCTGGCCGACGCGCTGGAGCTGCGGCACCGCCACTTCGACATGATCCTGCGGACGGCGTACGACCCGGCGGAGCCGGTGTTCCGCCACACCGCATGA
- a CDS encoding aminotransferase class IV, giving the protein MTGLPADGPVVWPLAHHRGALVPRDEATLPVGSIALRYGISVFEGIRLYRQDRGGVAPWLLRPHLDRLRNSCRLMGLDEGCAADVPAIIDELVAAQGIDEDGYVRVAASAANSGGIDEAAVTALTVTITRAGRKRRPGDHEGMRLGISAWQRPSDAVFPSAAKNISAYAGPRLALAQARRDGYDSCVLRTADGVISEAPTATAFLVEGGRVVTPRLSDHVLPGVTRAWVLATAPSLGHEAVEDAVTEERLTAADEVFLCGTGLEFGPVREVAGVRLSGGSPGPVTKALVDAYFAQARGATAPTGVDLGLTGGR; this is encoded by the coding sequence ATGACGGGCCTGCCCGCCGACGGCCCGGTGGTCTGGCCGCTGGCCCACCACCGGGGCGCGCTCGTGCCGCGCGACGAGGCGACGTTGCCGGTCGGCAGCATCGCGTTGCGCTACGGCATCTCGGTGTTCGAGGGCATCCGGCTGTACCGGCAGGACCGCGGTGGCGTCGCGCCGTGGCTGCTCCGGCCGCACCTCGACCGGCTGCGCAACTCCTGCCGGCTCATGGGTCTCGACGAGGGCTGCGCGGCCGACGTGCCCGCGATCATCGACGAGCTGGTCGCCGCGCAGGGGATCGACGAGGACGGCTACGTCCGGGTCGCGGCGAGCGCGGCCAACAGCGGCGGCATCGACGAGGCCGCCGTGACCGCGCTGACGGTCACGATCACGCGGGCGGGCCGCAAGCGCCGGCCGGGTGACCACGAGGGCATGAGACTCGGCATCAGCGCGTGGCAGCGGCCGTCGGACGCGGTGTTCCCCAGCGCCGCCAAGAACATCTCCGCGTACGCCGGACCGCGTCTCGCGCTCGCGCAGGCCCGGCGCGACGGCTACGACTCGTGCGTGCTGCGCACCGCCGACGGGGTGATCAGCGAGGCTCCGACGGCCACCGCGTTCCTCGTCGAGGGTGGACGCGTCGTCACACCGAGGCTTTCCGACCACGTCCTGCCCGGTGTCACGCGGGCGTGGGTGCTGGCGACCGCCCCCTCGCTCGGCCACGAGGCCGTCGAGGACGCGGTCACCGAGGAGCGGCTCACCGCGGCCGACGAGGTCTTCCTGTGCGGGACGGGCCTCGAGTTCGGTCCGGTGCGCGAGGTCGCGGGCGTGCGCCTGTCCGGCGGGTCGCCGGGTCCGGTCACGAAGGCCTTGGTGGACGCGTACTTCGCGCAGGCGCGCGGCGCCACCGCGCCGACCGGTGTCGACCTCGGCCTGACGGGTGGCCGGTAG
- a CDS encoding RraA family protein, which translates to MTDIGRGLADFGTSAVSDALDVLGVSGALWGATRQSGSGTVAGPAFTVAFEPVAEGERAAAADYLDDVPPGSVVVLANGGPHCTVWGDILTEVAVARGIAGTVIDGYCRDVDGIRALGYPVWARGAFMRSGKNRVRMVAAQQPVTIGAEDDRITVRPGDLVTADGSGVVVVPAGLVAEVVATATRVAEVEAGVLTAVRAGVPLRVARADHGYHDVARRTTEATS; encoded by the coding sequence ATGACCGACATCGGCCGCGGGCTCGCGGACTTCGGCACGTCGGCGGTCAGCGACGCGCTGGACGTCCTCGGCGTGTCGGGCGCGCTGTGGGGCGCCACCCGCCAATCCGGCTCGGGCACGGTGGCCGGTCCCGCGTTCACCGTCGCCTTCGAGCCGGTGGCCGAGGGCGAGCGCGCCGCCGCCGCGGACTACCTCGACGACGTGCCGCCCGGCTCGGTCGTCGTGCTCGCCAACGGCGGCCCGCACTGCACGGTGTGGGGCGACATCCTGACCGAGGTCGCGGTGGCCAGGGGCATCGCCGGGACCGTGATCGACGGCTACTGCCGCGACGTCGACGGCATCCGCGCGCTCGGCTACCCGGTGTGGGCGCGCGGCGCGTTCATGCGATCCGGCAAGAACCGCGTGCGCATGGTGGCCGCGCAGCAGCCGGTGACCATCGGCGCGGAGGACGACCGGATCACCGTGCGCCCCGGCGACCTCGTCACGGCCGACGGGAGCGGTGTCGTCGTCGTGCCGGCCGGCCTCGTGGCCGAGGTGGTCGCCACCGCGACCAGGGTGGCCGAGGTGGAGGCCGGGGTCCTCACCGCGGTGCGGGCGGGAGTGCCGCTGCGGGTCGCACGAGCCGACCACGGGTACCACGACGTCGCGCGGCGGACCACGGAGGCGACGTCGTGA
- a CDS encoding glycoside hydrolase family 43 protein, with the protein MRLTALLVAVFATLLLVPVPAPAHPARSTDATFHNAADTPGADPFVLFDGPSGHYYAYSTEGADPGYHFAVYRSPDLATWEHLPGGALRAGQDGDWAHDWFWAPEVYHNPVTGLYFLFYAARMNRGVAEHFGHADFEEPCKVGVAVSRSPAGPFRDIAEAPLDYHPYDPAYHDVNLIMDAAQKKPPATLAEGRTAPLGTYIPYIDPNVFFDADGRIYLYFSRNAYRNWVWDHDLGKYVEESNIYAVELTGDWWRDPTGRTMPAIAPEYRDRNRAPGDLPGVRKDGYVPVLDYGSDPQEWENAHVHDHAGSGGAKKDRRWAEGSTTVRTVDASGNPRYYLTYSANNYENEFYGVGYATAGSPLGPWRKSAANPVLSQDPAQGLYSTGHGSVIGSPDGTQLYYVHHGRPSTTSSRALYTSRLHLGDGLSIDASTSDEPLPSGVGPLRLRADDPVLRPRADGSATTAVDVRSARGAGFDLTNPQNRVRAVLRPADAGTVTVRGDRVTVTPTGHRPALLTVVYQRRRADGGYRDVADTGPHGTVPVQVTIPVVVRR; encoded by the coding sequence ATGCGACTCACCGCCCTGCTCGTCGCCGTGTTCGCCACCCTGCTGCTCGTGCCCGTCCCCGCCCCGGCCCACCCGGCCCGGTCGACCGACGCGACCTTCCACAACGCCGCCGACACCCCCGGAGCGGACCCGTTCGTGCTGTTCGACGGTCCCAGCGGCCACTACTACGCCTACTCCACGGAAGGCGCCGACCCCGGCTACCACTTCGCCGTCTACCGCTCGCCCGACCTCGCCACCTGGGAGCACCTGCCTGGCGGCGCGCTGCGGGCCGGCCAGGACGGCGACTGGGCGCACGACTGGTTCTGGGCGCCCGAGGTCTACCACAACCCGGTGACCGGCCTGTACTTCCTGTTCTACGCGGCCAGGATGAACCGCGGCGTGGCCGAGCACTTCGGGCACGCCGACTTCGAGGAGCCGTGCAAGGTGGGCGTCGCGGTGTCCCGCTCACCCGCGGGACCGTTCCGCGACATCGCCGAGGCGCCGCTGGACTACCACCCGTACGACCCGGCGTACCACGACGTCAACCTGATCATGGACGCGGCGCAGAAGAAGCCGCCGGCCACCCTGGCGGAAGGCCGGACCGCCCCGCTCGGCACCTACATCCCCTACATCGACCCGAACGTCTTCTTCGACGCGGACGGCCGGATCTACCTCTACTTCTCCCGCAACGCCTACCGCAACTGGGTGTGGGACCACGACCTCGGCAAGTACGTCGAGGAGTCCAACATCTACGCCGTCGAGCTGACCGGCGACTGGTGGCGCGACCCCACCGGCCGCACCATGCCGGCGATCGCGCCCGAGTACCGCGACCGCAACCGGGCGCCGGGCGACCTTCCCGGCGTCCGCAAGGACGGCTACGTCCCGGTCCTGGACTACGGTTCCGACCCGCAGGAGTGGGAGAACGCGCACGTCCACGACCACGCGGGCTCGGGCGGCGCGAAGAAGGACCGGCGGTGGGCGGAGGGCTCGACCACCGTCAGGACCGTGGACGCGAGCGGTAACCCCCGCTACTACCTGACCTACTCGGCCAACAACTACGAGAACGAGTTCTACGGCGTCGGCTACGCGACGGCCGGCAGCCCGCTCGGCCCCTGGCGCAAGAGCGCCGCGAACCCGGTGCTGTCCCAGGACCCCGCCCAGGGCCTGTACTCGACCGGGCACGGCAGCGTCATCGGCTCACCGGACGGCACGCAGCTCTACTACGTCCACCACGGGCGGCCGTCCACCACGTCCTCCCGGGCCCTGTACACCTCGCGCCTGCACCTCGGCGACGGCCTCTCGATCGACGCGTCCACCTCCGACGAGCCGCTGCCATCGGGCGTCGGACCGCTGCGGCTGCGGGCCGACGACCCCGTGCTGCGCCCGCGCGCGGACGGCTCCGCGACCACGGCGGTCGACGTCCGGAGCGCTCGCGGGGCCGGTTTCGACCTGACGAACCCGCAGAACCGCGTCCGCGCGGTGCTGCGGCCCGCCGACGCGGGCACCGTCACCGTGCGGGGCGACCGGGTCACCGTCACCCCCACCGGCCACCGCCCGGCGCTGCTCACCGTCGTCTACCAGCGCCGGCGGGCCGACGGCGGCTACCGCGACGTGGCCGACACCGGACCTCACGGCACCGTCCCCGTCCAGGTCACGATCCCCGTGGTGGTGCGCCGCTGA
- a CDS encoding alpha/beta fold hydrolase gives MRDHAAGGEARIVPVNDVELCYETFGDSNRPVLLLIMGLGFQLVHWPDEFCRRLAEHGFFVVRFDNRDAGRSTHLPGATYALADLAADTVGLLDALGASRAHLVGASMGGMIAQVTAALHPSRVLSLASLMSTTGRRGKGRTSPWLLRHLFSRGARTEQQAVERRVRLFGTIGSPGFEQDVDEIRRATALSFRRDPDHRGGRRRQYQAVRAAGDRTDQLARITAPTVVIHGTADRMCHHSGGEATAAAIRDARLLLIPGMGHDLPPGAWPTIIDAIVENARRARS, from the coding sequence ATGCGAGATCACGCTGCCGGCGGCGAGGCACGAATCGTCCCCGTCAACGACGTCGAGCTCTGCTACGAGACCTTCGGCGACTCGAACCGGCCCGTGCTGCTGCTGATCATGGGCCTGGGGTTCCAGCTCGTGCACTGGCCCGACGAGTTCTGCCGGCGGCTCGCCGAGCACGGCTTCTTCGTCGTCCGGTTCGACAACCGCGACGCCGGCCGCTCCACCCACCTGCCCGGGGCCACCTACGCGCTGGCCGACCTGGCCGCCGACACCGTCGGGCTGCTCGACGCGCTCGGCGCGAGCCGCGCCCACCTGGTCGGAGCGTCGATGGGTGGGATGATCGCCCAGGTCACGGCCGCGCTGCACCCCTCGCGGGTGCTGAGCCTGGCATCGCTCATGTCCACCACCGGCCGCCGCGGCAAGGGTCGCACCTCCCCGTGGCTGCTCCGCCACCTGTTCTCCAGGGGCGCCCGCACCGAGCAGCAGGCCGTCGAGCGGCGGGTGCGGCTGTTCGGCACCATCGGCTCCCCCGGCTTCGAGCAGGACGTCGACGAGATCAGGCGGGCGACCGCGCTCTCGTTCCGCCGCGACCCGGACCACCGGGGAGGCAGGCGCCGGCAGTACCAGGCGGTGCGCGCGGCGGGCGACCGGACCGACCAGCTCGCGCGGATCACCGCTCCGACGGTCGTCATCCACGGGACGGCGGACCGCATGTGCCACCACTCAGGCGGCGAGGCGACCGCGGCCGCGATCCGCGACGCCCGGCTCCTGCTCATCCCCGGCATGGGGCACGACCTCCCGCCCGGCGCGTGGCCGACGATCATCGACGCGATCGTCGAGAACGCCCGCCGCGCCCGGTCCTGA
- a CDS encoding acyl carrier protein: MADESLRAWLVDAVAGYLGLPPSQVGTGVALRSLGFDSVHAMGLCVDIEERWGILVEPTLAWDFPTIDTIVTHLAPQIDRM; the protein is encoded by the coding sequence GTGGCTGACGAGTCGTTGAGGGCCTGGCTCGTCGACGCGGTGGCGGGGTACCTGGGGCTGCCGCCGTCGCAGGTCGGCACCGGGGTGGCACTGCGCTCGCTCGGCTTCGACTCCGTGCACGCCATGGGGCTGTGCGTGGACATCGAGGAACGCTGGGGAATCCTCGTGGAGCCCACGCTGGCCTGGGACTTCCCCACCATCGACACCATCGTCACGCACCTGGCCCCGCAGATCGACCGGATGTGA
- a CDS encoding fatty acyl-AMP ligase, whose protein sequence is MTDFVTRFRARPRTDRKVSYLADGRPAAELTHLELDRRARAVGSWLTESGMAGRPVLLLHPAGLDFLVAFLGCLYAGAVAVPAPLPLSGASRVDRVDRLIEDSGARLVLTDEAHVGVLGGLSARTAAEGPDSWEPPEVDAGAVAYLQYTSGSTSRPRGVEVTHGSLTHNLELFRKISGDVPVRRIGGWLPHHHDMGLVGLQLQALHAEADLVLLSPEAVIARPIRWLRAISEHRVDWTVAPDFGYAWATRRVDDADLAGLDLSCLTMAVSGAEPIRIATLDAFVDRFAAVGFRRTSLNPGYGLAESTLVVTCTSRGRGPTVRSFTPASLAAGEVVPASDADGVPLVGCGEPGDMRVRVVDPVTGAVLDDGTIGEIGVAGPSLAAGYHGDPAATRATFVTGPDGRWLRTGDLGFLLDGQLFVTGRLKELIIVRGRNLYPQDIEVAAREAHPDAGRGAAFGVRSADAEEHVVLVQEMRRAAQADPVAFADAVLDPVTKQFGVSVSLVVVRSNTVRHTTSGKVRRGHMRELFLGGGLAALHRELTPAVAGVVAASEADRG, encoded by the coding sequence ATGACGGACTTCGTCACCCGCTTCCGCGCCCGCCCGCGCACCGACCGGAAGGTCTCATACCTCGCCGACGGGCGTCCGGCGGCCGAGCTGACCCACCTCGAGCTCGACCGGCGGGCGAGGGCCGTGGGGTCCTGGCTGACCGAGTCGGGGATGGCGGGCAGACCGGTGCTGCTGCTCCACCCCGCCGGACTGGACTTCCTCGTCGCGTTCCTCGGCTGCCTGTACGCGGGCGCCGTGGCGGTGCCCGCGCCCCTGCCCCTGTCGGGCGCCTCGCGGGTGGACCGGGTGGACCGGCTGATCGAGGACTCCGGTGCGCGACTGGTGCTCACCGACGAGGCGCACGTGGGCGTGCTGGGCGGCCTGTCGGCGCGGACCGCCGCCGAGGGCCCCGACTCGTGGGAGCCGCCGGAGGTGGACGCCGGCGCCGTCGCCTACCTCCAGTACACCTCCGGGTCGACCAGCAGGCCGCGTGGCGTCGAGGTCACCCACGGCAGCCTGACGCACAACCTGGAGCTGTTCCGGAAGATCAGCGGCGACGTCCCCGTCCGGCGGATCGGCGGCTGGCTGCCGCACCACCACGACATGGGACTCGTCGGGCTCCAGCTCCAGGCCCTGCACGCGGAAGCCGACCTGGTGCTGCTCTCGCCGGAAGCGGTCATCGCCCGTCCGATCCGCTGGCTGCGCGCGATCAGCGAGCACCGGGTGGACTGGACCGTGGCGCCCGACTTCGGCTACGCGTGGGCGACCCGCCGGGTCGACGACGCGGACCTCGCCGGACTCGACCTGTCCTGCCTGACGATGGCGGTCAGCGGCGCCGAGCCGATCCGGATCGCCACGCTGGACGCGTTCGTCGACAGGTTCGCGGCGGTCGGGTTCCGCCGCACCTCGCTGAACCCCGGCTACGGGCTCGCCGAGTCCACCCTGGTGGTCACCTGCACGTCACGGGGGCGCGGGCCGACCGTCCGCTCGTTCACCCCGGCGTCGCTGGCCGCCGGCGAGGTCGTGCCCGCGTCGGACGCCGACGGGGTGCCGCTGGTCGGGTGCGGCGAGCCGGGCGACATGCGGGTGCGCGTCGTCGACCCGGTCACCGGCGCCGTGCTGGACGACGGCACGATCGGCGAGATCGGGGTGGCCGGGCCCAGCCTGGCCGCGGGCTACCACGGCGACCCCGCCGCGACGCGCGCCACGTTCGTCACCGGCCCGGACGGCCGGTGGCTGCGGACCGGCGACCTGGGTTTCCTCCTGGACGGGCAGCTGTTCGTCACCGGCCGGCTGAAGGAGCTCATCATCGTCCGCGGCCGGAACCTGTACCCGCAGGACATCGAGGTCGCCGCGCGGGAGGCGCACCCGGACGCGGGCCGGGGCGCGGCCTTCGGCGTGCGGTCCGCCGATGCGGAGGAGCACGTCGTGCTGGTGCAGGAGATGCGCCGCGCCGCGCAGGCCGACCCCGTCGCGTTCGCCGACGCCGTGCTCGACCCCGTGACCAAGCAGTTCGGCGTGTCGGTGAGCCTCGTGGTCGTCCGCTCGAACACCGTCCGCCACACCACGAGCGGCAAGGTGCGCCGGGGGCACATGCGCGAGCTGTTCCTCGGCGGCGGGCTGGCGGCGCTGCACCGCGAGCTGACCCCGGCGGTCGCCGGCGTCGTCGCCGCCTCGGAGGCGGACCGTGGCTGA
- a CDS encoding SDR family oxidoreductase → MANHVVDGANGFVASHVISALVARGDTVTALARADGEVVRRKVADALTTLHLNPALVEKVQVSSFSLAEPDLGISAADVFAEPCTYWHSAALITFFPRREAELHAVNVVGSANAVAAFTGHAKPGSRYVHVSTAYQHGTTEGRAFEQWPDYGHPSEFRNDYEHSKRVAEVELSQTGLAQRGDVLVARLGVMVGHSGTGRALTDLGMYDFLRVIALFARRTPGERVRFVCHPRAALHLTPVDGTVDRLLALADGPFDRPVRHLVPPTAVPVTDLFAAISAHLPVELVAVTAAEVEAEPFSRFEAIVNMRCKFTSPYLRHEYGFESHADAEPPPVTPRILDLLISWYTREGLPE, encoded by the coding sequence GTGGCTAACCATGTGGTAGATGGAGCCAATGGTTTTGTGGCTTCCCATGTGATCAGCGCCCTGGTGGCTCGCGGCGACACCGTGACCGCATTGGCGCGGGCCGACGGGGAAGTCGTCCGGAGGAAGGTCGCCGACGCCCTGACCACGCTGCACCTGAACCCCGCCCTGGTGGAGAAGGTGCAGGTCAGCTCGTTCTCACTGGCCGAACCGGACCTCGGCATATCGGCCGCCGACGTGTTCGCCGAACCGTGCACGTATTGGCACAGCGCCGCCCTCATCACGTTCTTCCCGCGACGGGAGGCGGAGTTGCACGCGGTCAACGTGGTCGGTTCGGCCAACGCCGTCGCCGCGTTCACCGGGCACGCGAAACCCGGTTCCCGGTACGTCCACGTGAGCACCGCCTACCAACACGGCACCACTGAGGGTAGAGCGTTCGAGCAATGGCCTGATTATGGTCACCCATCCGAGTTTCGAAATGACTACGAGCACTCTAAAAGGGTCGCCGAAGTAGAGCTTTCGCAGACCGGGTTAGCACAGAGGGGTGACGTGCTCGTCGCCCGATTGGGCGTCATGGTCGGCCACTCCGGAACCGGCCGGGCGTTGACGGACCTCGGCATGTACGACTTCCTCCGGGTCATCGCGCTGTTCGCGAGGCGCACCCCCGGCGAACGGGTCCGCTTCGTCTGCCACCCGAGGGCGGCCCTGCACCTGACGCCCGTCGACGGCACCGTGGACCGGCTGCTGGCGCTGGCGGACGGCCCGTTCGACCGGCCGGTGCGGCACCTCGTGCCGCCGACCGCGGTGCCGGTGACCGACCTGTTCGCCGCGATCTCCGCGCACCTGCCCGTCGAGCTGGTCGCCGTCACCGCCGCCGAGGTCGAGGCCGAGCCCTTCAGCAGGTTCGAGGCCATCGTGAACATGCGGTGCAAGTTCACGTCCCCCTACCTGCGCCACGAGTACGGGTTCGAGTCCCACGCGGACGCCGAGCCGCCACCCGTCACACCTCGGATCCTCGACCTGCTCATCTCCTGGTACACCCGCGAGGGGCTGCCCGAATGA
- a CDS encoding EF-hand domain-containing protein has protein sequence MLNELLKRKLAHLFALLDVDDDGAIDRMDYTASADRLVTAFGYAPGSPESELVRERYDRLWEAVTRPMDTDGDDRVDVDEYSSGMDRFVTTSDEGYRTHIAPIADAFYDLMDVDGDGRITRTEYVRMAASAFRLSEDAGNAAFDKLDLDGNGWIGRDELHTANEQFFRSPEEDVRGNWIFGPIAV, from the coding sequence GTGCTCAACGAACTGCTGAAACGGAAACTCGCGCACCTCTTCGCCCTGCTGGACGTGGACGACGACGGCGCCATCGACAGGATGGACTACACGGCGTCCGCGGACCGGCTCGTCACCGCGTTCGGCTACGCGCCGGGCTCGCCCGAGAGCGAACTGGTCCGGGAGCGCTACGACAGGCTGTGGGAGGCGGTCACCCGCCCGATGGACACCGACGGGGACGACCGCGTCGACGTCGACGAGTACTCCTCGGGCATGGACCGGTTCGTGACGACGTCCGACGAGGGCTACCGCACCCACATCGCCCCGATCGCCGACGCCTTCTACGACCTGATGGACGTCGACGGCGACGGCCGGATCACCAGGACCGAGTACGTGCGCATGGCGGCCAGCGCCTTCCGCCTGTCGGAGGACGCGGGCAACGCCGCGTTCGACAAGCTCGACCTGGACGGCAACGGCTGGATCGGGCGCGACGAGCTCCACACCGCCAACGAGCAGTTCTTCCGCAGCCCGGAGGAGGACGTCCGGGGCAACTGGATCTTCGGCCCGATCGCGGTCTGA